The Daphnia pulex isolate KAP4 chromosome 3, ASM2113471v1 genome includes a region encoding these proteins:
- the LOC124191035 gene encoding zinc finger E-box-binding homeobox protein zag-1-like isoform X4 codes for MSQKLECKVKMESCDDDIEGKGAQESRDDDSCHADSGLLNMLAEVASATLHNDSLARKTRNPRGRPRKQVTEGRPEPEQETTDANKLSLAQLQLLTEKQLVDLFSLMDSDEIRRTFSYSCHLLQRCQYTASSFGSEMKARQEMQKHLSEHVRDLMRKARESAGFRFTATPVASKTKKIPAVVKETTRLSPVRKPKEKTMKIKLQAPSKKTVPPPPQTAAMAKATRGPLKKTSQPSPQAKSPRQNKANKEEPSPTKKEVPAPEEVTVKEKWLKLYHDKYRAVDEARFRAIQADLSPDSDVEQEYGEVAEEVVVTSEEPTAGSSSNTTSLPDHDYNIYRVNKKTKAVVVNVSEEASGLQDEQMEAVAQSVAAAAQEKEKLKRKRGGQAQSSGIPLHSFMLEETTKQSKVVVKNKPTEPLPCVGSEVVVGYNPNEFYLMKSSELPVIEDLRHQKTVVAEASTAGAQPQFTFVCMNEDGELIEETVEEPSIFLEDDEEQLLEQVAAQASGVRGQVREVPEKDMVDIARKRAKVKPKFVSQSAGERELALQYIGELKQQRGSGADSLHCKICSPVRTFTAPTTLLSHYRSHAGIKPYECRRCGAVFTRQHSLNYHMLIHANLSRFTCPDCHRQFRHPSHYKEHRRRHTGEAPYECSDCMQRFRTRNSYKRHLMTRHGKLLTSTGGLIILPEEEFNKVRCKPRPVRSSRAGDAPTANPSTSVASTSKETSGEIAVKSKPEPKTKGSKVKADPDGTGNFEQQRQEDLIRLLYQRLTSPNEHSSAESSGGESRSGSPVPDDGLVVTTEVHDEQIQVMEVEHHVVVESPEVAAAVVVESIPNSEDQVVEEQCEVVAEETWGSFVHLTVDGQNNVIFLDESQVGAETEAGDGTTTVVIEQPPPPPPQQVKIVSRQRTSTAAKPRATKRAAAVPTVNTGSVSPLATSSTGEVDLLSFVHNAGVMVQHILDIQSDSSTS; via the exons ATGTCACAAAAACTGGAGTGCAAAGTTAAAATGGAAAGTTGTGATGATGACATTGAAGGGAAAGGAGCCCAAGAATCAAGAGATGATGATAGCTGCCATGCTGACAGTGGACTGTTGAATATGTTAGCAGAAGTTGCTTCAGCTACTCTCCACAATGATTCTTTGGCTAGAAAGACTCGCAACCCAAGAGGAAGGCCTCGCAAACAGGTCACTGAAGGAAGACCTGAACCCGAACAAGAGACTACTGATGCCAATAAATTATCATTGGCTCAACTTCAGCTCCTAACTGAGAAACAACTGGTGgatctcttttctctgatgGATTCAGATGAAATACGTAGAACATTTTCCTACTCATGCCACCTGCTTCAAAGATGCCAGTACACAGCCAGCAGTTTTGGGAGTGAGATGAAAGCTAgacag gAAATGCAAAAGCATCTGTCGGAGCACGTGCGGGATCTAATGAGGAAGGCTCGCGAGTCGGCTGGCTTTCGCTTTACTGCCACCCCAGTAGcgtcaaaaactaaaaaaatcccGGCAGTGGTCAAAGAAACAACACGGTTGTCGCCTGTCAGAAAACCTAAAGAGAAAACTATGAAAATCAAACTTCAAGCGCCATCGAAGAAGACGGTCCCTCCACCACCGCAGACTGCAGCCATGGCTAAAGCAACTAGAGGGCCACTGAAGAAAACAAGCCAGCCATCACCTCAAGCCAAATCACCACGCCAAAACAAAGCGAATAAAGAAGAACCATCCCCAACCAAGAAAGAAGTTCCAG CTCCTGAAGAAGTCACCGTCAAAGAGAAGTGGCTAAAACTTTACCATGACAAATACCGAGCCGTAGATGAAGCTCGTTTTCGTGCTATTCAG GCTGATTTATCTCCGGACAGCGATGTGGAACAAGAGTATGGTGAAGTGGCAGAGGAGGTGGTCGTGACTTCAGAAGAGCCAACAGCGGGTTCTTCAAGTAACACGACATCACTACCCGATCACGACTACAATATTTACCGTGTCAACAAGAAAACTAAAGCGGTTGTAGTTAATGTCAGTGAAGAAGCGTCAGGCCTTCAAGATGAACAGATGGAAGCTGTTGCGCAGTCAGTGGCTGCCGCCGCTCAAGAGAAGGAGAAACTGAAAAGGAAGCGCGGTGGACAAGCG CAATCTAGTGGTATCCCTTTGCATAGCTTTATGCTTGAAGAAACCACAAAGCAAAGTAAAGTTGTGGTTAAGAATAAGCCAACAGAGCCACTTCCTTGTGTAGGGAGTGAAGTAGTAGTAGGGTACAACCCCAATGAATTCTATCTGATGAAGTCTTCTGAGCTACCCGTCATTGAAGATTTGAGACATCAGAAAACTGTAGTGGCTGAAGCCTCTACAGCTGGAGCGCAACCTCAGTTCACCTTCGTCTGTATGAATGAGGATGGGGAATTGATTGAAGAAACGGTGGAAGAGCCCAGCATTTTCTTGGAGGACGATGAAGAGCAACTTCTGGAGCAG GTCGCCGCACAAGCTTCAGGCGTCCGTGGACAAGTTCGTGAAGTGCCAGAAAAGGATATGGTTGACATTGCGCGCAAGCGGGCCAAAGTTAAGCCCAAATTCGTATCACAATCTGCAGGCGAACGCGAATTAGCCTTGCAATACATTGGAGAACTAAAGCAACAGCGCGGAAGCGGAGCTGATTCACTTCACTGCAAAATTTGCTCACCTGTTCGCACATTTACCGCTCCCACTACTCTGCTATCGCATTACCGTAGTCACGCAG ggaTTAAGCCGTACGAATGCCGAAGGTGTGGTGCCGTCTTCACTCGCCAACATAGCCTCAACTATCACATGTTGATTCATGCCAACTTGTCTCGCTTCACTTGTCCCGATTGTCATCGCCAGTTTCGTCATCCATCGCACTACAAGGAACATCGTCGGCGGCACACTGGTGAAGCTCCCTACGAGTGCTCTGACTGCATGCAAAGATTCCGTACGCGCAATTCGTACAAACGTCATTTGATGACGCGTCATGGTAAATTGCTGACTTCCACCGGAGGACTCATTATACTACCCGAGGAGGAATTCAATAAAGTGCGCTGCAAGCCTCGTCCAGTGCGATCGAGTCGCGCAGGAGACGCGCCAACTGCAAATCCCAGCACTTCGGTTGCCTCAACTTCTAAAGAAACTAGCGGAGAAATCGCAGTAAAATCCAAACCTGaacccaaaacaaaaggaTCAAAAGTTAAGGCCGATCCTGACGGAACTGGAAACTTTGAACAGCAGCGCCAGGAAGACTTGATTAGGTTGTTGTACCAGCGCCTAACCAGTCCCAATGAACACAGCAGTGCCGAGAGCAGTGGCGGTGAAAGTCGAAGTGGTAGCCCTGTTCCGGATGACGGCTTGGTTGTCACAACTGAAGTTCACGATGAACAAATTCAGGTGATGGAAGTGGAGCATCACGTCGTGGTAGAATCCCCGGAAGTAGCagctgcagttgttgttgaaagTATTCCGAACTCAGAGGATCAG GTGGTTGAAGAACAGTGTGAAGTTGTAGCGGAAGAGACATGGGGCTCCTTTGTCCATTTGACGGTTGACGGCCAGAATAACGTAATTTTTCTCGATGAGAGCCAAGTTGGAGCCGAAACCGAAGCAGGAGACGGAACTACCACTGTTGTTATCGAGCaacctccgccgccgccgccgcaacaAGTTAAGATCGTCAGTCGCCAACGTACTTCCACCGCCGCCAAGCCTAGAGCAACTAAGCGCGCTGCAGCCGTACCAACTGTTAATACTGGAAGTGTATCTCCACTCGCCACTTCTTCAACTGGGGAAGTTGATTTGCTCTCGTTTGTTCATAACGCCGGTGTTATGGTTCAGCACATTCTAGACATTCAATCGGATAGTTCGACttcgtaa
- the LOC124191035 gene encoding uncharacterized protein LOC124191035 isoform X1 yields the protein MSQKLECKVKMESCDDDIEGKGAQESRDDDSCHADSGLLNMLAEVASATLHNDSLARKTRNPRGRPRKQVTEGRPEPEQETTDANKLSLAQLQLLTEKQLVDLFSLMDSDEIRRTFSYSCHLLQRCQYTASSFGSEMKARQEMQKHLSEHVRDLMRKARESAGFRFTATPVASKTKKIPAVVKETTRLSPVRKPKEKTMKIKLQAPSKKTVPPPPQTAAMAKATRGPLKKTSQPSPQAKSPRQNKANKEEPSPTKKEVPGNKRKRRSVGAFADGEEENMNASLMAGIDVAPEEVTVKEKWLKLYHDKYRAVDEARFRAIQADLSPDSDVEQEYGEVAEEVVVTSEEPTAGSSSNTTSLPDHDYNIYRVNKKTKAVVVNVSEEASGLQDEQMEAVAQSVAAAAQEKEKLKRKRGGQAQQSSGIPLHSFMLEETTKQSKVVVKNKPTEPLPCVGSEVVVGYNPNEFYLMKSSELPVIEDLRHQKTVVAEASTAGAQPQFTFVCMNEDGELIEETVEEPSIFLEDDEEQLLEQVAAQASGVRGQVREVPEKDMVDIARKRAKVKPKFVSQSAGERELALQYIGELKQQRGSGADSLHCKICSPVRTFTAPTTLLSHYRSHAGIKPYECRRCGAVFTRQHSLNYHMLIHANLSRFTCPDCHRQFRHPSHYKEHRRRHTGEAPYECSDCMQRFRTRNSYKRHLMTRHGKLLTSTGGLIILPEEEFNKVRCKPRPVRSSRAGDAPTANPSTSVASTSKETSGEIAVKSKPEPKTKGSKVKADPDGTGNFEQQRQEDLIRLLYQRLTSPNEHSSAESSGGESRSGSPVPDDGLVVTTEVHDEQIQVMEVEHHVVVESPEVAAAVVVESIPNSEDQVVEEQCEVVAEETWGSFVHLTVDGQNNVIFLDESQVGAETEAGDGTTTVVIEQPPPPPPQQVKIVSRQRTSTAAKPRATKRAAAVPTVNTGSVSPLATSSTGEVDLLSFVHNAGVMVQHILDIQSDSSTS from the exons ATGTCACAAAAACTGGAGTGCAAAGTTAAAATGGAAAGTTGTGATGATGACATTGAAGGGAAAGGAGCCCAAGAATCAAGAGATGATGATAGCTGCCATGCTGACAGTGGACTGTTGAATATGTTAGCAGAAGTTGCTTCAGCTACTCTCCACAATGATTCTTTGGCTAGAAAGACTCGCAACCCAAGAGGAAGGCCTCGCAAACAGGTCACTGAAGGAAGACCTGAACCCGAACAAGAGACTACTGATGCCAATAAATTATCATTGGCTCAACTTCAGCTCCTAACTGAGAAACAACTGGTGgatctcttttctctgatgGATTCAGATGAAATACGTAGAACATTTTCCTACTCATGCCACCTGCTTCAAAGATGCCAGTACACAGCCAGCAGTTTTGGGAGTGAGATGAAAGCTAgacag gAAATGCAAAAGCATCTGTCGGAGCACGTGCGGGATCTAATGAGGAAGGCTCGCGAGTCGGCTGGCTTTCGCTTTACTGCCACCCCAGTAGcgtcaaaaactaaaaaaatcccGGCAGTGGTCAAAGAAACAACACGGTTGTCGCCTGTCAGAAAACCTAAAGAGAAAACTATGAAAATCAAACTTCAAGCGCCATCGAAGAAGACGGTCCCTCCACCACCGCAGACTGCAGCCATGGCTAAAGCAACTAGAGGGCCACTGAAGAAAACAAGCCAGCCATCACCTCAAGCCAAATCACCACGCCAAAACAAAGCGAATAAAGAAGAACCATCCCCAACCAAGAAAGAAGTTCCAGGTAACAAAAGAAAGCGCCGTTCAGTAGGTGCTTTTGCAGATGGCGAGGAAGAAAATATGAATGCTTCTCTTATGGCTGGTATTGATGTAGCTCCTGAAGAAGTCACCGTCAAAGAGAAGTGGCTAAAACTTTACCATGACAAATACCGAGCCGTAGATGAAGCTCGTTTTCGTGCTATTCAG GCTGATTTATCTCCGGACAGCGATGTGGAACAAGAGTATGGTGAAGTGGCAGAGGAGGTGGTCGTGACTTCAGAAGAGCCAACAGCGGGTTCTTCAAGTAACACGACATCACTACCCGATCACGACTACAATATTTACCGTGTCAACAAGAAAACTAAAGCGGTTGTAGTTAATGTCAGTGAAGAAGCGTCAGGCCTTCAAGATGAACAGATGGAAGCTGTTGCGCAGTCAGTGGCTGCCGCCGCTCAAGAGAAGGAGAAACTGAAAAGGAAGCGCGGTGGACAAGCG CAGCAATCTAGTGGTATCCCTTTGCATAGCTTTATGCTTGAAGAAACCACAAAGCAAAGTAAAGTTGTGGTTAAGAATAAGCCAACAGAGCCACTTCCTTGTGTAGGGAGTGAAGTAGTAGTAGGGTACAACCCCAATGAATTCTATCTGATGAAGTCTTCTGAGCTACCCGTCATTGAAGATTTGAGACATCAGAAAACTGTAGTGGCTGAAGCCTCTACAGCTGGAGCGCAACCTCAGTTCACCTTCGTCTGTATGAATGAGGATGGGGAATTGATTGAAGAAACGGTGGAAGAGCCCAGCATTTTCTTGGAGGACGATGAAGAGCAACTTCTGGAGCAG GTCGCCGCACAAGCTTCAGGCGTCCGTGGACAAGTTCGTGAAGTGCCAGAAAAGGATATGGTTGACATTGCGCGCAAGCGGGCCAAAGTTAAGCCCAAATTCGTATCACAATCTGCAGGCGAACGCGAATTAGCCTTGCAATACATTGGAGAACTAAAGCAACAGCGCGGAAGCGGAGCTGATTCACTTCACTGCAAAATTTGCTCACCTGTTCGCACATTTACCGCTCCCACTACTCTGCTATCGCATTACCGTAGTCACGCAG ggaTTAAGCCGTACGAATGCCGAAGGTGTGGTGCCGTCTTCACTCGCCAACATAGCCTCAACTATCACATGTTGATTCATGCCAACTTGTCTCGCTTCACTTGTCCCGATTGTCATCGCCAGTTTCGTCATCCATCGCACTACAAGGAACATCGTCGGCGGCACACTGGTGAAGCTCCCTACGAGTGCTCTGACTGCATGCAAAGATTCCGTACGCGCAATTCGTACAAACGTCATTTGATGACGCGTCATGGTAAATTGCTGACTTCCACCGGAGGACTCATTATACTACCCGAGGAGGAATTCAATAAAGTGCGCTGCAAGCCTCGTCCAGTGCGATCGAGTCGCGCAGGAGACGCGCCAACTGCAAATCCCAGCACTTCGGTTGCCTCAACTTCTAAAGAAACTAGCGGAGAAATCGCAGTAAAATCCAAACCTGaacccaaaacaaaaggaTCAAAAGTTAAGGCCGATCCTGACGGAACTGGAAACTTTGAACAGCAGCGCCAGGAAGACTTGATTAGGTTGTTGTACCAGCGCCTAACCAGTCCCAATGAACACAGCAGTGCCGAGAGCAGTGGCGGTGAAAGTCGAAGTGGTAGCCCTGTTCCGGATGACGGCTTGGTTGTCACAACTGAAGTTCACGATGAACAAATTCAGGTGATGGAAGTGGAGCATCACGTCGTGGTAGAATCCCCGGAAGTAGCagctgcagttgttgttgaaagTATTCCGAACTCAGAGGATCAG GTGGTTGAAGAACAGTGTGAAGTTGTAGCGGAAGAGACATGGGGCTCCTTTGTCCATTTGACGGTTGACGGCCAGAATAACGTAATTTTTCTCGATGAGAGCCAAGTTGGAGCCGAAACCGAAGCAGGAGACGGAACTACCACTGTTGTTATCGAGCaacctccgccgccgccgccgcaacaAGTTAAGATCGTCAGTCGCCAACGTACTTCCACCGCCGCCAAGCCTAGAGCAACTAAGCGCGCTGCAGCCGTACCAACTGTTAATACTGGAAGTGTATCTCCACTCGCCACTTCTTCAACTGGGGAAGTTGATTTGCTCTCGTTTGTTCATAACGCCGGTGTTATGGTTCAGCACATTCTAGACATTCAATCGGATAGTTCGACttcgtaa
- the LOC124191035 gene encoding zinc finger E-box-binding homeobox protein zag-1-like isoform X3: protein MSQKLECKVKMESCDDDIEGKGAQESRDDDSCHADSGLLNMLAEVASATLHNDSLARKTRNPRGRPRKQVTEGRPEPEQETTDANKLSLAQLQLLTEKQLVDLFSLMDSDEIRRTFSYSCHLLQRCQYTASSFGSEMKARQEMQKHLSEHVRDLMRKARESAGFRFTATPVASKTKKIPAVVKETTRLSPVRKPKEKTMKIKLQAPSKKTVPPPPQTAAMAKATRGPLKKTSQPSPQAKSPRQNKANKEEPSPTKKEVPAPEEVTVKEKWLKLYHDKYRAVDEARFRAIQADLSPDSDVEQEYGEVAEEVVVTSEEPTAGSSSNTTSLPDHDYNIYRVNKKTKAVVVNVSEEASGLQDEQMEAVAQSVAAAAQEKEKLKRKRGGQAQQSSGIPLHSFMLEETTKQSKVVVKNKPTEPLPCVGSEVVVGYNPNEFYLMKSSELPVIEDLRHQKTVVAEASTAGAQPQFTFVCMNEDGELIEETVEEPSIFLEDDEEQLLEQVAAQASGVRGQVREVPEKDMVDIARKRAKVKPKFVSQSAGERELALQYIGELKQQRGSGADSLHCKICSPVRTFTAPTTLLSHYRSHAGIKPYECRRCGAVFTRQHSLNYHMLIHANLSRFTCPDCHRQFRHPSHYKEHRRRHTGEAPYECSDCMQRFRTRNSYKRHLMTRHGKLLTSTGGLIILPEEEFNKVRCKPRPVRSSRAGDAPTANPSTSVASTSKETSGEIAVKSKPEPKTKGSKVKADPDGTGNFEQQRQEDLIRLLYQRLTSPNEHSSAESSGGESRSGSPVPDDGLVVTTEVHDEQIQVMEVEHHVVVESPEVAAAVVVESIPNSEDQVVEEQCEVVAEETWGSFVHLTVDGQNNVIFLDESQVGAETEAGDGTTTVVIEQPPPPPPQQVKIVSRQRTSTAAKPRATKRAAAVPTVNTGSVSPLATSSTGEVDLLSFVHNAGVMVQHILDIQSDSSTS from the exons ATGTCACAAAAACTGGAGTGCAAAGTTAAAATGGAAAGTTGTGATGATGACATTGAAGGGAAAGGAGCCCAAGAATCAAGAGATGATGATAGCTGCCATGCTGACAGTGGACTGTTGAATATGTTAGCAGAAGTTGCTTCAGCTACTCTCCACAATGATTCTTTGGCTAGAAAGACTCGCAACCCAAGAGGAAGGCCTCGCAAACAGGTCACTGAAGGAAGACCTGAACCCGAACAAGAGACTACTGATGCCAATAAATTATCATTGGCTCAACTTCAGCTCCTAACTGAGAAACAACTGGTGgatctcttttctctgatgGATTCAGATGAAATACGTAGAACATTTTCCTACTCATGCCACCTGCTTCAAAGATGCCAGTACACAGCCAGCAGTTTTGGGAGTGAGATGAAAGCTAgacag gAAATGCAAAAGCATCTGTCGGAGCACGTGCGGGATCTAATGAGGAAGGCTCGCGAGTCGGCTGGCTTTCGCTTTACTGCCACCCCAGTAGcgtcaaaaactaaaaaaatcccGGCAGTGGTCAAAGAAACAACACGGTTGTCGCCTGTCAGAAAACCTAAAGAGAAAACTATGAAAATCAAACTTCAAGCGCCATCGAAGAAGACGGTCCCTCCACCACCGCAGACTGCAGCCATGGCTAAAGCAACTAGAGGGCCACTGAAGAAAACAAGCCAGCCATCACCTCAAGCCAAATCACCACGCCAAAACAAAGCGAATAAAGAAGAACCATCCCCAACCAAGAAAGAAGTTCCAG CTCCTGAAGAAGTCACCGTCAAAGAGAAGTGGCTAAAACTTTACCATGACAAATACCGAGCCGTAGATGAAGCTCGTTTTCGTGCTATTCAG GCTGATTTATCTCCGGACAGCGATGTGGAACAAGAGTATGGTGAAGTGGCAGAGGAGGTGGTCGTGACTTCAGAAGAGCCAACAGCGGGTTCTTCAAGTAACACGACATCACTACCCGATCACGACTACAATATTTACCGTGTCAACAAGAAAACTAAAGCGGTTGTAGTTAATGTCAGTGAAGAAGCGTCAGGCCTTCAAGATGAACAGATGGAAGCTGTTGCGCAGTCAGTGGCTGCCGCCGCTCAAGAGAAGGAGAAACTGAAAAGGAAGCGCGGTGGACAAGCG CAGCAATCTAGTGGTATCCCTTTGCATAGCTTTATGCTTGAAGAAACCACAAAGCAAAGTAAAGTTGTGGTTAAGAATAAGCCAACAGAGCCACTTCCTTGTGTAGGGAGTGAAGTAGTAGTAGGGTACAACCCCAATGAATTCTATCTGATGAAGTCTTCTGAGCTACCCGTCATTGAAGATTTGAGACATCAGAAAACTGTAGTGGCTGAAGCCTCTACAGCTGGAGCGCAACCTCAGTTCACCTTCGTCTGTATGAATGAGGATGGGGAATTGATTGAAGAAACGGTGGAAGAGCCCAGCATTTTCTTGGAGGACGATGAAGAGCAACTTCTGGAGCAG GTCGCCGCACAAGCTTCAGGCGTCCGTGGACAAGTTCGTGAAGTGCCAGAAAAGGATATGGTTGACATTGCGCGCAAGCGGGCCAAAGTTAAGCCCAAATTCGTATCACAATCTGCAGGCGAACGCGAATTAGCCTTGCAATACATTGGAGAACTAAAGCAACAGCGCGGAAGCGGAGCTGATTCACTTCACTGCAAAATTTGCTCACCTGTTCGCACATTTACCGCTCCCACTACTCTGCTATCGCATTACCGTAGTCACGCAG ggaTTAAGCCGTACGAATGCCGAAGGTGTGGTGCCGTCTTCACTCGCCAACATAGCCTCAACTATCACATGTTGATTCATGCCAACTTGTCTCGCTTCACTTGTCCCGATTGTCATCGCCAGTTTCGTCATCCATCGCACTACAAGGAACATCGTCGGCGGCACACTGGTGAAGCTCCCTACGAGTGCTCTGACTGCATGCAAAGATTCCGTACGCGCAATTCGTACAAACGTCATTTGATGACGCGTCATGGTAAATTGCTGACTTCCACCGGAGGACTCATTATACTACCCGAGGAGGAATTCAATAAAGTGCGCTGCAAGCCTCGTCCAGTGCGATCGAGTCGCGCAGGAGACGCGCCAACTGCAAATCCCAGCACTTCGGTTGCCTCAACTTCTAAAGAAACTAGCGGAGAAATCGCAGTAAAATCCAAACCTGaacccaaaacaaaaggaTCAAAAGTTAAGGCCGATCCTGACGGAACTGGAAACTTTGAACAGCAGCGCCAGGAAGACTTGATTAGGTTGTTGTACCAGCGCCTAACCAGTCCCAATGAACACAGCAGTGCCGAGAGCAGTGGCGGTGAAAGTCGAAGTGGTAGCCCTGTTCCGGATGACGGCTTGGTTGTCACAACTGAAGTTCACGATGAACAAATTCAGGTGATGGAAGTGGAGCATCACGTCGTGGTAGAATCCCCGGAAGTAGCagctgcagttgttgttgaaagTATTCCGAACTCAGAGGATCAG GTGGTTGAAGAACAGTGTGAAGTTGTAGCGGAAGAGACATGGGGCTCCTTTGTCCATTTGACGGTTGACGGCCAGAATAACGTAATTTTTCTCGATGAGAGCCAAGTTGGAGCCGAAACCGAAGCAGGAGACGGAACTACCACTGTTGTTATCGAGCaacctccgccgccgccgccgcaacaAGTTAAGATCGTCAGTCGCCAACGTACTTCCACCGCCGCCAAGCCTAGAGCAACTAAGCGCGCTGCAGCCGTACCAACTGTTAATACTGGAAGTGTATCTCCACTCGCCACTTCTTCAACTGGGGAAGTTGATTTGCTCTCGTTTGTTCATAACGCCGGTGTTATGGTTCAGCACATTCTAGACATTCAATCGGATAGTTCGACttcgtaa